The following nucleotide sequence is from Chlorogloeopsis sp. ULAP01.
ACTAATGCTTTTTGTGTATTAGCATAGATGCAATCATATTTACGAGCTATTTTTGTAACTTTAACAATTAAAGGTAAAAGTTGTCCGATACTTCCTAAACCTGTGATCAAGGAGCTTTCCTTACGAACTTGGATAACTTGAGTTGTTAAAACCTGAACTGGAATATGATTTTCCTCTAGCAATCTTCTAAACGAACCATCAGCAAATAAACCAACTAAACAAGTATCTTGATAAGGTTTGGCAATGTCTATTAGGCACAGTTCTGCACCACCTGGTTTACCACTTTGATCTAAAAACAGAATTTTCATTGGGGTTAATTGCGTTAGTTGGTAAAAATAAAGTTAACTAGTTAAGGTCGTTATTAGTGATTTGTCATTGAATAAGAACTTAAACCATTTTGCATTCCTTAGGGACTTCCAATTAAAAAAACTCCAATTTGTAGTAGAGTGTGTTAGGACGATAGTTCGTAACGCACCATCAACCCTCCCAAAAATGGTAGGTTAGCGAAGCGTAAACCACCCTACATTTATTGAATAATTTATTTTTTGGCAATCCCTGTAATCTAGTTACTTTTATTCTTGCCCACCTACTTAATGTTTTACACCTATAAATCTAAAACGGTAGATAACCATATTTAATACAACCCCGCAACTGCCCACCCCGCCATGCTAACTCCATTAAACATTGAACTAAGCTAACTTTGTCACGGACTTGCAGTAGCAGGCGCATCGGTAACATTACTGCTGTTTTAAGTAGGCTTTTCCATGATATCAACTGAGGCATTCCCATTGAGCGATGCTTTTTATACAACAAAGCCTCTTGACAACCCGTCTTCCATGCACGACGGCATATACTTATAGTGTCGCTACGAAGGCGAAAATGAACAAGTGCGTCTGTGGCTTCATATGGTTTTGCTCCAGCTTGTTGCAGTCTCCAGCAATAGTCAACATCTTGGAGTTGTAATAGAGTTTCATCAAAGCCACCGATCGCTTTGTGTAATGAACGTCTAACACCCAAATTATTACCACTCAGCATTGGCAAATAGGGATGATTATATATTCCACTACCTTCCTCGCATCCAAAAACTTTCACTATCCAAGGCTCATTTAACTTCCAGTGTTCATCTCGACCTCCAACCAGGTCATACTTAGATAGAGCCTCACCCATTGCTGCTACCCAACCAGGAGCAACCTCGTCATCAGCGTCACAAAATGCTAAATATTCTCCCTTGGCAACAAGCGCACTGATGTTGCGAGCGTGTGCAGCTCCAGGTTTATCAGAAGCATCGACAATTTGCAGGTTTGGTAATTTTGCTAGATACTCATGAGCGATTTCTAACGTGCGATCGCAAGAACCATTATCGGCAATAATTACTTCCCAAGCTTCAGAATATTCCTGTTTTGCTAGCGCTTCAAGTTGTACGGCAAGCGTTTTCTCTGCATTGAAACAAGGTACGATCACGCTTAATTTCATAACTAATTACATTCCTAACCAAAATTCTGAGTTTGGTCAAAATTTTCGCGTTAATTTTCTTGATTAGTAAAGCTATATTGTTTATAACAACCTTACTTTCACAATATTATTTGCGATTCACTTTTACCATACACAAATATTTTTCATTGGCAGGACAAAATTAATTAGAAATTAATTCTGAATGTTAATTAACATTCACTCATTTCTCATTTTTGTTTATACTTAAGTATAATAAGCATCAAAAATCACGAGTAATCAAAAAATACTATGTGTCAATTTTATGGTGATGCTAATATAACTTTCCGGACTGATTGAGCTATTTTATGCCAATCAAAATTAGCAACTGCATATTGATAGCAATCTTCTCTTGAAGGTATTGGTACTTTTGTCAATAGTACTTGTTCTAATCTTTCTGCAATAGCTGAGGCATCAGTAGAAGATGTAATTAACTGAGGTGAAAATGGCTCTACAATTTCTGGCATTCCACCCACGGGAGTACACACGACGGGAGTACCACATGCCAGGGATTCTACTATCGCCAATCCAAAACCCTCAAAAGACTGACTGGGCATTACAGTTAGATCAGCCGCTTGATAAGCTATTGGTAATTGCTCATCGGGTAAAAACCCTAAAAATTTGACATGGTTGTTCAGTCCTAGTTCTGTTGCTAGCTCCTGTAGTGATTGTTGCATATGACCGCGACCGGCGATCGCCAACCAAAAATCAGGAATTCTTGGCTTAAGTTTGGCAAGAGCTTCCAGTAATTTATCTATTCCGACTCGGCACACCAAGCGACGGGTTGTAAAAATAATCGGGCGATCTTGTGGCCAGTTTAATTTAGCACGGGCATCTTGTCGTGATAAATTCATCTGAAATCGATTGATATCAACACCACCAGGAATGATCTGAATTTTGTGCCAGGGAACTTGATATTTTTGGTGTAATATTTGCCCAAATGCTTTGCTAAGGACGATAAAGCGATCGCAGCGATGATAAGTTCTTTTTTCTATTAGCCAATGTTTTAGCAACACACTTGCTTGTTGATGAACAACCTCTTGCTTGCTCTCATATGCCCAAGGGCCATGAAAATTATAGGTAATTGGTACTCCTTGAGGCAACAAATTTAAAATCGGAAAGCTATATAATGCAAAATGTAAATTAATTGCATCTGGCTTGCTCATCCTTGTTTTTTTGAAGTTATTGTGAATAGACCAGAGTCTTTGCAAAATAGGAGCATCTGGTGAAGCCAGGTTAGTTAATTTAATCAGCGAATTTGGTTCAGCTTCCGGTAAACCAACTCCACACACTTCAACACGATCTTGATTTGCAGCTAATTTCTGAGTTAGCTCATAAACATATCTTTCTAACCCTCCGGGTGTTTTGGGAAACCAACCAGATCCCACACAAAGAATATATGCAGAGACTAAAGCATCGTTTTCTTGGTTACTTTTCACCTCTTGTTCTCCAATGATCCCAATGATCCACTGCTTGTCTTTATATTTGTTTTTACTGATTTTTACCACCTTTTTTGAAAATTGCAAGGCTTGGGTGGTGACTCTACTGATATTCTCTGATTGTAGATATTCTCAGTAATTAAAACAGTAAAACCATAGATAGATTTTTAGAATAATTTCTATCTAATTACAGATGATTTTTTCCTAAAAATACACTGGAATCTATATCTTTTCTATATTCTACTATTAATAGTGAATGAAAATTCCGAAGATTGGCTTCAGAATATTTTCTTCATCGTCCTAAATTATAGCAACATACAAATCTATTCTCTCTGAATAAAAGTAAAAACTCGAAAAAACATAAATTGTGTTTAATTGAATAATCTATATTATATCCAATTTAAAATTACCACTATTATGTCATCCATAGTTTAAAACTTAATTATGAAGAGAATGTGATCGTCAAATTACTTATACAAATATACCGAGAAAATAAAAGACTTCAGTATGTTTTTTTTGAAATCAGATAAATTTAAAATAAAAAAATAATGTATTTTTTATAAAGTTTATGTAAACTAACATTTACGCTCCGGAATGTTGGATATTTTGTATAAGAATATGATTAAAGATGCTAATTATCAATACTGTTAGTAACGACAAGAATATAATTTCAGTATAGATTTATTAGGTATAATCAGCAACTAAGAATCATAAAATAAAATCAATAAATACTATTGAAAAGTTATTAAATTCTAGTTGTGATGATTTTTTATTTGCAGATATTGTTTTGTAATTAACTAGATATGAACAATAAATTGCTACGTTCTCTCAGCAAATTCAGCCGAAAGCAACTCAGCAGAATGCAATTTATCTCTCGGCAAATCAAGAATTTGGTTTGGGCTAGGAATTTCCGATCTCATCAAAATTTCAAGTTTTTCCTTAGTCTAATTCTTGGAATCACAACTGCAATTGTAGTTGCAATGTACGTAACTGCGGATGTTACACCTAAAAATGTAACAGCAAAAACAACACTTGCAAAGGTGACTGCCGAAGCTATACCGGAAAACTTGACTACTGAAGTTACGCCTGAAAGTGTGATTGCTGAAGCTACACCTGAAAACTTGACTACTGAAGTTACGCCTGAAAGTGTGATTGCTGAAGCTACACCTGAAAGTATAACTGCGGAAGTTATGGCTGAAAATTTAACTACGCAGATTGCAGCTGCTGCTAACACTTACAAAACTTCTTGGATTGGTAATTCTTTTAGCGGTGGTCAAAAGTGGGTACAAATAAACGTACATGATATATATGTTACTCCTGATGGTACTGTCTATACTAATACGACGTGGGATGAAGCAGGACGAGAAGTTGGAATTTACAAAAATGGAGATGTTATAGGCAAAGCCGATCAAACTCATGGATGGGGAAGAATAGGCGGAGTCGCGATCGCTGTAGATACAAAATATATGTATGTGGCGATGCACCAGTATCCTGAAGGTAAACCAGGAGAAGATTATCCTCCCAAAGGAACTGAGTGGCATTGTATTCGACGCTATAACTTATCAGGAGAGCCTGCGCCTTTTCCGGGTGGGCGTGGCTGGGATAAAAGTATGTTAATCGTCAGTACTGCCAAAAAAGGCGAAGTGACTGGGTTGGCAATTGCAAATGATCTCTTGTACGCAAGCGACAAATTAGCCAATCGTGTCCGCGTTTACAATAAGGCTACGATGAAGGAAATACGTAACTTTGCAGTTCCAAATCCAGGCAAGATAAAGATTGATAAAAAAGGAAATTTGTGGATTCTGCAACACAAAATTCAACACAAAAATGACAAAACCCCTGTCAAACTTCTCCACTATTCTCCAACAGGAAAGCAGTTACCTGTAGGAATTGCAGATATAGTTGAACCATCAGCGATCGCCATTGATAATCAAGGTAGACTATTAGTAGCAGACAACGGGCCGCGTCAGCAAATCCTATTTTATGACATTACAAATAAGCCAAAACAGGTTGGCACTTTTGGTATTAAAGGTGGTATTTATGCAGGCAATCGCGGTGAAATTGGAGATTTAAAACTTTACGGTATTAGCGGAGTCGGTACAGATGCAGCAGGAAATATCTACATTAGTAATGTTGCTTTTGGTTACAATGGCTCAGGTACAGATTTGCGGGCATTTACTCCAGCAGGAAAATTAAAGTGGCAATTACTTGGTCTAGAATTTGTAGATAGTGCTGATGCCGATCCTGGTACTGATGCGGTAGATGTATATACTAAAGAAGAACATTTCACGATGGACTACCGTCAAGGTAGCGGTAAAGACTGGCGTTACAAAGGATACACATTAGATAAATTCCGCTATCCGAACGATCCAAGACTACACATGACGCCTTCAGCCGCTTTTGTTCGTCGCATTCAAGGAAAACGTCTTTTGTATATGTCTGCGGATATGATGGCAGAACGGTTGTTAGCCTATCGTT
It contains:
- a CDS encoding glycosyltransferase is translated as MKLSVIVPCFNAEKTLAVQLEALAKQEYSEAWEVIIADNGSCDRTLEIAHEYLAKLPNLQIVDASDKPGAAHARNISALVAKGEYLAFCDADDEVAPGWVAAMGEALSKYDLVGGRDEHWKLNEPWIVKVFGCEEGSGIYNHPYLPMLSGNNLGVRRSLHKAIGGFDETLLQLQDVDYCWRLQQAGAKPYEATDALVHFRLRSDTISICRRAWKTGCQEALLYKKHRSMGMPQLISWKSLLKTAVMLPMRLLLQVRDKVSLVQCLMELAWRGGQLRGCIKYGYLPF
- a CDS encoding glycosyltransferase family 4 protein; the encoded protein is MKSNQENDALVSAYILCVGSGWFPKTPGGLERYVYELTQKLAANQDRVEVCGVGLPEAEPNSLIKLTNLASPDAPILQRLWSIHNNFKKTRMSKPDAINLHFALYSFPILNLLPQGVPITYNFHGPWAYESKQEVVHQQASVLLKHWLIEKRTYHRCDRFIVLSKAFGQILHQKYQVPWHKIQIIPGGVDINRFQMNLSRQDARAKLNWPQDRPIIFTTRRLVCRVGIDKLLEALAKLKPRIPDFWLAIAGRGHMQQSLQELATELGLNNHVKFLGFLPDEQLPIAYQAADLTVMPSQSFEGFGLAIVESLACGTPVVCTPVGGMPEIVEPFSPQLITSSTDASAIAERLEQVLLTKVPIPSREDCYQYAVANFDWHKIAQSVRKVILASP